The following DNA comes from Brassica oleracea var. oleracea cultivar TO1000 chromosome C5, BOL, whole genome shotgun sequence.
CAGAAGTTCCAAGTTAAAACCTTTTTTTTTTAATCCTGTTGATGGTTGTCTTTGAATTTTCCTGAGCAGTCATTAACAATAAAGAGATAAAAAAAAAACCACCTTATATTTCTAAGTAGGATAATAGAATGATTTGTTGACAACATGGCTGAGAAATTAGGAAGAGGATCCTGAATCCATGCTCTTGCCATTATGTTAAAAGCTCAAATTTCTTCCCGTTCTATGGGAGGTGAAGTGAGCAGGTGATGCTGTTGGTTATTCTTTCATTGATCTTTTCTCACATTAGCTTCCTCATCTGATAAAAGTTGGAGCTGATAATTCTTATCAGTGTATGAGGTAACTGCACATACTTTTTGCTTTCGTTATGTGAAGGTGTGGGCTACTTGATGCCTAGTCTTCATGTGCGTGGTAGTTCATCAGTTGCAGCTTTTGCTTACTGCTTTATTTTGGGTGTTTTACAGACGAAGAAGTCGTTCTATTTCTCCTAGGCGCCCCCGGAGTCGATCTGTTACTCCTAAGCGACGTTCACCAACACCAAAACGTTACAAAAGACAAAAGAGTAGGAGCTCTTCTCCATCTCCTGCAAGAAGATCTCCTGCCACAACCCTTGAGTTAGCTAAAAATAGGAATGGGGAAAAACTAATCAAAGAAGAGGAAGAACGGAAAAGGTAAATCAATTCAAAAAAAAAATATTTGGAATGAATGTTATGCCAAACTAAAGCTTTATGTTGGCAAATGTTATTCTACTGTAACGTGAAGTGCTTTGATTATTAGTCTTAAAAGTGCAACAGGTTTCATGGCATTCTCTCACAGGCTTCACTTAAAGGGAGATAAGCTATAATTCGACTTGTTCATATTTGATCTTGTGGCACCAATGTTCATATTATATCGATTTGATAAGTTCTGAGAGTCATTTACATGGATCGTGACTGAATTAGACATGTATACGTTTAAAGAACAAGAATAGCTTAGCGAAGGTTTGTTTGTGTCTATGGTGGTGTTAAAATATCCTTCACGAAATTTATCGTTCTTCGAATAGTATTTTTGCTTCTATTCTGTTCAAGATTGAAGACATCAAGATATGAAAAAGTCCAGGTGATATTTATGGTTCTGAATCTACTGTGGGTGTCTTCTAACTATTAACTATGTTTTCCAACAGGCGACAGCAGGAAGCAGAGCTAAAGCTAATAGAGGAAGAAACTACTAAACGGGTTGAAGAAGCTATTATGAAAAAGGTTGAAGAAAGCTTACAGTCTGAGAAAATCAAAATGGAAATTCTAACGCTCCTGGAGGAAGGACGAAAGAGACTTAATGAAGAAGTCGCAGCTCAACTTGAGAAGGAGAAGGCAGCTTCTCTTATCGAAGCCAAAGAAAAAGAGGTAAACGTCTTTTCTTATCCTTATCACACAGTGACATAGTGGATAGTTCATCATTCGAAAAGAACCTTGCTGTTGGCATTTTTCAATAATTTCGAATTGCTATTATTAATCTGCCTATCATGGAGAGTTGTTGATGAGCAATCCTTTTTTCAGGGCGTCATGCGGTGTTTGTTGCAGGAAAGAGAGCAACAAGGGATAGAAGAGATGTCGAGAATCGAAGAGGAGAACCGGAAGAAAATAGAAGAAGCTCAGCTGAAAGAAGCAATGGAGAGGCAAAGGAAAGAGGAGGAACGTTATCGGGAGCTTGAGGAGCGTCAAAGACGGAAGGAAGAAGCGATGCGAAAGAAGAAAGCAGAAGAGGAAGAAGAACGTCTAAAACAGATGAAACTGTTGGGTAAAAACAAATCACGCCCTAAACTATCGTTTGCCTTAAGCTCCAAGTGAATGGATGAAGGGAAAAAATGAAAATGATTCTGTTGTGATGATGATATGTGTTTCTTTCTCTCAAAGATGCTTTATGATTATTTGTTGGTGCTTAAACCCTTTTATATTATCCTGTAATTCTAGCTTTTAGATTCTCGTTTGTAATTTTATGTCAGGATTATTACATACTAAGTTTGTGACTAAGTTTGTGTTGCAAATTACAATAGAAGCGTCATCCTGAGGCACATTCATTGTACATAAAAAAAATTACAAAACATTCACAGTGAGGTTTTTCAATGTCAGATGTATAAAAAGCATTGACTAGATGATCATAAATGGGAGAAGAATGATTGTTGTTTGAGTCCTACATCTCTTCAGGGAACACCTTATGCAGAAAATTGACAAAACGTTTTGAGTAAATGGTGGGTTCAGTCACAGATATTGTCATGGGATCATACTGCAAAGACTTGCATTTATGCTCCACTTTCTTCTTGGTGTTATACTCTTGTAGAATATCTATGATTCCCATGTACACAACCACATCGTATACTTCAAAGAGCTCAATTGTCGCCGACTCTTCCTTGTCCTCATCAAGCTTGTGGTGAGCTTGAGCCGGCATGTTCACTCCTAACTGTACCCGCAGCCTAACAAAAGATGATAGATGCAGTGATACTGTTAAGCTATAAAGCATGGTTAAATGAAGAAAACAAAAGAGATGGAAATGAGTAAACCTTGCAGTTCCAGGGAGAATGAGATCAACTTCCTGCTCTCCAACGGAAAATGCTCTGAGTGTGCTTCCTCTGATGTGAGGACCTGGTGCAGTACTCACGGAGTTGGGTTCGTGAGTCACCAATAGCAATCCTTTTGGAGGAATGGAGAGTTCTTGAGTTACACCAACTGAAAATGAAAACATGAAAAGTTACATATACACAGCCCATTGCTTCATTTCTCGGTAATAGAATTCTTCAAGCTCATGAAGCCATCACAAAAGGTGTTATATGATGCACAAAAGATATCCAATTGAAACACTGACACCTACCATCTACAGAAGAAACGCTCTCTTGATCTGACATTGCGTTAGGAGGCTCAAGGATATCATTAAGCTGCCCTGGAGCTCTAAAATGTAATCCCAGTAAGAGACTGTAGTCAATGATCTGCAGAGATTCCAAGAACGCGCAGTCCAAATAAATTTGCCTGCCATTTGAGGGAAAACAAGGAAGTTCCACAAACAATTAGAAACTTTTAATTACAAAACACAGCTGCTTTAAACATTTATTAGGATGGATGCACCAAGAAACTGAAAGCGATTCAAGAAAGAAAGATATAGAACTCACTTGAAGAGTGCTTCCCTTAACAGCTTGTCCATGTGAAATTCATAAGCAAGATCAAGATCTTTCAACGTGGTCTTTTCTTGGATTTTAATCTTTTCAGTAAATCTCCCATGTGATGAACCCTTGAGATCATATCTACGATGAATCTTCAGCTCTGTGCAAAACATATTTCCCATGACCACAAAGCGTACCTATCAAAAGACCCAAAAGCTCATGTTACATAAAAGGTGTAAACACAATAGAAGGATAAGTGATCAGAGAAGTTCTTACCTTCTTCCCCCACTTGAGTGTTATTCTATGAACTCCAAAGAATTTGGTTATAAGTGTGTTCTCATGGTCCCCTACATGTTTATAGTACCTAGGCAACATTCTCAGTAGAACCTATAAACCAAAAAAAGATGGTTGCTCAGTTAGTTCTAGCAAGAATCAAATCACAGCTTTTTGATCAGTAAGTTCAAACCTTCAGCTCAGATTTTTTTAATGTCTTGATAACAAATCTGTCGTCGTGAGAAAGGTAGAAGATACTGCCACTTTTCCCAGGGGAACAAATCTCTGTCAGGCCATCATCAC
Coding sequences within:
- the LOC106294813 gene encoding uncharacterized protein At1g10890 isoform X1 produces the protein MPRDLSRSRSPSPRRRKHSRSPVRHRHSRRSRRDRSRSPYSSYSYSRRRSRSISPRRPRSRSVTPKRRSPTPKRYKRQKSRSSSPSPARRSPATTLELAKNRNGEKLIKEEEERKRRQQEAELKLIEEETTKRVEEAIMKKVEESLQSEKIKMEILTLLEEGRKRLNEEVAAQLEKEKAASLIEAKEKEGVMRCLLQEREQQGIEEMSRIEEENRKKIEEAQLKEAMERQRKEEERYRELEERQRRKEEAMRKKKAEEEEERLKQMKLLGKNKSRPKLSFALSSK
- the LOC106294813 gene encoding uncharacterized protein At1g10890 isoform X2, with protein sequence MRRRSRSISPRRPRSRSVTPKRRSPTPKRYKRQKSRSSSPSPARRSPATTLELAKNRNGEKLIKEEEERKRRQQEAELKLIEEETTKRVEEAIMKKVEESLQSEKIKMEILTLLEEGRKRLNEEVAAQLEKEKAASLIEAKEKEGVMRCLLQEREQQGIEEMSRIEEENRKKIEEAQLKEAMERQRKEEERYRELEERQRRKEEAMRKKKAEEEEERLKQMKLLGKNKSRPKLSFALSSK